Proteins encoded within one genomic window of Aerococcus viridans:
- a CDS encoding Asp23/Gls24 family envelope stress response protein, translating to MAETNEQVKHENNLAFEPRVLERIANNSVQDVDGILELKGNFTSGVKSFFSSEDDKTKGVNAEVGSKEVAIDLEVIAEYGKNIPAAFNQTIEKVKANVEKMTGLRVVEVNMNVNDVMTRADYQQQQSEEERQRAEERRRAHQNGEFTDGSRVQ from the coding sequence ATGGCTGAAACAAATGAACAAGTAAAACACGAAAATAATTTAGCTTTTGAACCTCGCGTGTTAGAACGTATTGCGAATAACTCAGTTCAAGATGTTGACGGCATTTTAGAGTTGAAAGGTAACTTCACATCTGGCGTGAAAAGCTTCTTCTCTTCTGAAGATGATAAAACAAAAGGTGTTAACGCTGAAGTTGGTAGTAAAGAAGTAGCCATCGACTTAGAAGTAATTGCTGAATATGGCAAAAATATTCCTGCAGCCTTTAACCAAACAATCGAAAAAGTGAAAGCAAATGTTGAAAAGATGACTGGCTTAAGAGTTGTTGAAGTAAACATGAATGTTAACGACGTGATGACACGTGCAGATTATCAACAACAACAATCTGAAGAAGAACGTCAACGCGCTGAAGAACGCCGTCGTGCCCACCAAAATGGTGAATTTACAGATGGTTCAAGAGTACAATAA
- a CDS encoding DUF2273 domain-containing protein: MSERNKREERAIWRQYKGRIIGLLSAFIFALLWVVFTFGTALLVFVIAVVGFIVGAYFDGEVDLRAWLRFFMK, encoded by the coding sequence ATGTCAGAGCGGAATAAACGAGAAGAACGTGCGATTTGGCGCCAATACAAAGGGCGAATTATCGGCTTATTATCAGCCTTTATCTTTGCACTATTGTGGGTAGTCTTTACTTTCGGGACAGCCTTACTGGTATTTGTTATCGCAGTTGTCGGCTTTATCGTCGGTGCTTACTTTGATGGTGAGGTCGACTTGCGTGCCTGGTTACGGTTCTTTATGAAATAG
- the yidD gene encoding membrane protein insertion efficiency factor YidD, giving the protein MAEKPLVKMVRGYQKYISPMFPPTCRYYPSCSTYMIQAVNKHGTLKGAAMGTARIIRCNPMVPGGLDPVPDHFTLRRNREEMSDEDRAYLIAQMEKHDHHHHEIE; this is encoded by the coding sequence ATGGCTGAAAAACCCCTGGTAAAAATGGTGCGGGGTTACCAAAAGTATATTTCCCCAATGTTTCCACCGACTTGTCGCTACTATCCATCGTGCTCAACTTATATGATTCAGGCAGTCAATAAACATGGCACGCTTAAGGGGGCAGCTATGGGTACAGCGCGTATTATTCGTTGTAACCCAATGGTGCCAGGGGGGCTAGATCCAGTACCAGACCATTTCACCTTACGTCGCAACCGTGAGGAAATGTCTGACGAAGACCGGGCATATTTGATTGCACAAATGGAGAAACATGACCACCACCATCATGAAATAGAATAG
- a CDS encoding DJ-1 family glyoxalase III gives MKTMILLGEGYEEVEAITVIDYLRRAEIPIDMISINESLSTIGDHGIEIMADKMLDDIDIDSYDMVITPGGRPGAEKLAKDKRVTDLIAQQVANNKYVSSICASPIALEAAGITKDLEGTCYPGFEDQVHYKTFHEDITYYDGNHKVLTSRGPATAVYFALDIIRILKGDAKAQEIADGLLLPLVEGKEG, from the coding sequence ATGAAAACAATGATTTTACTAGGTGAAGGTTACGAAGAAGTAGAAGCAATTACAGTGATTGATTACCTACGTCGAGCAGAAATTCCAATCGATATGATATCAATCAATGAAAGCCTATCGACAATTGGTGACCATGGTATTGAGATTATGGCAGATAAGATGCTAGATGACATTGATATAGATAGCTATGACATGGTGATTACGCCTGGTGGGCGCCCAGGTGCAGAAAAATTGGCCAAAGATAAAAGAGTAACTGACTTGATTGCTCAACAAGTAGCAAACAATAAATATGTTTCTAGTATTTGTGCGTCACCGATTGCCCTTGAAGCAGCAGGCATCACTAAAGACTTGGAAGGGACATGCTACCCAGGTTTCGAAGACCAAGTGCATTACAAGACCTTCCACGAAGATATCACCTACTACGATGGAAACCATAAAGTATTGACCTCACGTGGACCAGCCACAGCAGTTTATTTTGCTTTGGACATCATTCGAATTCTAAAAGGTGATGCTAAAGCGCAAGAGATTGCTGATGGTTTATTATTACCATTGGTTGAAGGGAAAGAGGGGTAA
- a CDS encoding IS30 family transposase, whose protein sequence is MTKNNCITEKRTFKQLTDIQRGMLEQMAKSGTYKQAEMARELGVSQPTVSRELKRGRTRQLDYKRNYYEQYIAASGARVYKENRENSHARDHNKYSAAFLAALPENLAPKKGLRIHSVDTFVHSYRKLHPDERVPCTKTVYALINAAVLPIRNIDLPMKTRMRPRKTTVSEPKGHNAKHLGRSIEDRSPEVLSREEFGHWEVDLVLGKKTKNEPVIITMVERKTRYCLTKKVWGKGAALVQKGVLDLMKKQGLEQFKSLTNDNGSEFSSLSLIESIAEDVQVFFTHAYASWEKGTNERHNRMLREFIPKGVTLRPLSYSYLLEVTDTINHRPRKIMGYTTPAERLQEELADLQAA, encoded by the coding sequence ATGACCAAAAATAATTGTATCACAGAAAAGCGCACCTTCAAACAACTTACTGACATCCAACGCGGAATGCTGGAACAGATGGCGAAAAGCGGCACCTATAAACAAGCTGAAATGGCGCGAGAATTAGGGGTCAGCCAACCCACTGTTTCTCGTGAGTTGAAACGCGGTAGAACGCGCCAGCTTGACTATAAGCGCAATTATTACGAGCAGTATATTGCCGCCTCAGGCGCACGGGTTTATAAAGAAAATCGTGAGAACTCGCATGCGCGGGATCATAATAAATATTCTGCGGCTTTCCTTGCTGCCTTACCTGAAAATCTAGCACCCAAGAAAGGGTTGCGGATTCATAGTGTGGATACTTTTGTACACTCTTATAGAAAGTTGCACCCTGACGAACGCGTACCATGCACGAAGACCGTTTACGCTTTGATAAATGCTGCCGTACTTCCAATCCGTAATATCGATTTGCCTATGAAGACTAGGATGCGGCCACGAAAAACAACCGTTTCTGAACCTAAAGGTCATAACGCTAAACACTTGGGACGCAGTATCGAAGATCGCTCTCCAGAAGTACTCTCGAGGGAAGAATTTGGGCATTGGGAAGTCGATTTAGTATTAGGTAAGAAAACAAAAAATGAGCCTGTCATCATCACTATGGTTGAACGGAAAACACGCTACTGCCTCACTAAGAAAGTTTGGGGAAAAGGCGCAGCGCTGGTTCAAAAAGGCGTGCTTGACTTGATGAAAAAACAGGGGCTAGAACAGTTCAAGTCACTCACAAATGATAACGGCTCTGAGTTTTCAAGTCTGTCTCTTATCGAAAGCATCGCTGAAGACGTTCAGGTTTTCTTTACTCATGCGTATGCTTCTTGGGAGAAAGGAACGAACGAAAGGCATAACCGCATGCTCCGAGAATTTATCCCAAAGGGAGTCACTCTGCGTCCATTGTCCTATTCGTATTTACTGGAAGTAACCGATACGATCAACCACAGACCAAGAAAAATAATGGGCTATACAACACCTGCAGAACGCCTTCAGGAAGAACTGGCCGATTTACAAGCAGCTTAA
- a CDS encoding NADPH-dependent FMN reductase produces MKTVVISGSNVGTKSRVAADEYIKQAKSYRPDADMELIDLAEKDMVFSDGRNYFEYPGDTGQVLKTIMAADVLVLTMPTFQASYPATVKNLFDLLPVNAFRDKVVGVINTAGSPRHYLMVETQLMPILNYMKATVVNKYVFIEERDFSRNEIVSDDIIFRIERLVDDVFTMADVQAEIQAKKDAAYGF; encoded by the coding sequence ATGAAGACAGTCGTTATCAGCGGATCAAATGTTGGCACCAAATCACGTGTTGCTGCAGATGAATACATTAAACAAGCAAAAAGCTACCGTCCAGATGCGGACATGGAATTAATTGACCTGGCTGAAAAGGACATGGTCTTTTCAGATGGCCGCAATTATTTTGAATACCCTGGTGACACTGGCCAAGTCCTTAAAACCATCATGGCTGCAGATGTCTTAGTCTTGACCATGCCCACTTTCCAAGCTTCATACCCAGCTACCGTGAAAAACTTGTTCGACCTGCTACCCGTGAATGCCTTCCGGGACAAGGTGGTTGGCGTCATCAACACTGCTGGTTCTCCGCGTCATTATTTAATGGTTGAAACCCAATTGATGCCGATCTTAAATTATATGAAGGCCACTGTCGTCAACAAGTACGTCTTTATTGAAGAACGGGACTTCAGTCGCAACGAAATCGTCAGTGATGACATCATTTTCCGCATTGAACGTTTAGTTGACGATGTCTTTACCATGGCAGACGTACAAGCAGAAATTCAAGCCAAAAAAGACGCTGCTTACGGTTTTTAA
- the amaP gene encoding alkaline shock response membrane anchor protein AmaP yields the protein MGGFRRFLQIILTLVGLVALLAVIALFYPIQYLTPFVKETVLGDTYGQWAMLAGLAFVALVVLVVFLQAVVAPAKRDHLEVKTDAGVLSFTKHSVEDTAVRASQRVSGVKFPEAKVRFGKRPEDTKVSVVFQVDDATNVIDLASRVQERVRDTVAVSLGIPVADVNVKVNQIDRSVVVAEKQAKQKAAPRVQ from the coding sequence ATGGGTGGTTTTAGAAGGTTTCTACAAATTATATTAACCCTAGTGGGCTTGGTTGCATTATTAGCTGTAATTGCCTTGTTTTACCCAATTCAATACCTAACACCTTTCGTTAAAGAGACTGTCTTAGGCGATACCTATGGTCAATGGGCCATGTTAGCTGGTTTAGCCTTTGTAGCCTTGGTTGTGTTAGTTGTTTTCCTACAAGCGGTTGTGGCACCAGCGAAACGTGACCACCTAGAAGTCAAAACGGATGCCGGTGTATTAAGTTTTACCAAGCATTCTGTCGAAGATACAGCAGTCCGTGCTAGCCAGCGTGTGTCAGGGGTAAAATTCCCTGAAGCAAAAGTACGATTTGGTAAACGTCCTGAAGATACCAAAGTAAGCGTTGTTTTCCAAGTGGATGACGCAACCAATGTAATTGACTTGGCTAGTCGGGTACAGGAACGCGTACGTGATACTGTGGCCGTTTCATTGGGGATTCCAGTTGCGGATGTTAATGTGAAGGTCAACCAAATTGACCGTAGTGTTGTTGTAGCTGAAAAACAAGCCAAACAGAAAGCTGCACCACGTGTGCAATAA
- a CDS encoding MerR family DNA-binding transcriptional regulator — protein MYTIGELADLAGVTRKTLRHYDKIGLLQPQTLSEAGYRV, from the coding sequence ATGTATACAATAGGAGAATTAGCCGATTTGGCTGGTGTGACAAGGAAAACTTTGCGCCACTATGACAAGATTGGTTTATTACAGCCACAGACTTTATCTGAGGCGGGTTACCGAGTCTAA